From one Scophthalmus maximus strain ysfricsl-2021 chromosome 19, ASM2237912v1, whole genome shotgun sequence genomic stretch:
- the mrps27 gene encoding 28S ribosomal protein S27, mitochondrial — MAASVMKRCLTAAVKVKRFSPSLSARRWLLSAAYADTKVWEARQRDPQNLAELAATMDRTYNKKLPVSSLTVSRFVDNISSREEIDQAEYYLYKFRHSPNCWYLRDWSVHSWIRQCLKYGASEKALYTLKNKVQYGIFPDDFTFNLLIDTFIKDGDFKSACSVVEEVMLQEAFNLPSTQILSLYSLGTYLATRPQLTVSEERALGASLLICGLKHDSTVGLSAQLLGKALLGKVEFLKGIHAVFRGMPLFWGRGYLGQVLAVMESVAAASDDIKLSKDTLDYVNDLLQELSSTSDSESSGEESGGEEEKKEDAVDEDDQAEQAMLPKYVSRFKELSSQLESQGKLDPASFQDLVTALAGQNLATAEQQDLEQYERSMQAWEAETRQLIQREKEMREKAHEEKQERLAAMAAAQQE; from the exons ATGGCAGCCTCCGTGATGAAGCGATGTTTGACTGCGGCTGTCAAAGTTAAAcgtttctctccgtctctctcgg ctaGGAGATGGTTGCTCTCGGCCGCTTACGCCGACACCAAAGTGTGGGAGGCGAGACAAAGGGATCCTCAGAACCTGG CTGAACTGGCTGCCACGATGGACAGGACGTACAACAAGAAACTCCCAGTCAGCTCTTTGACTGTGTCGCGG TTTGTTGACAACATATCATCTCGGGAGGAAATAGATCAAGCGGAGTACTACCTCTACAA GTTTCGTCACAGTCCAAACTGTTGGTACCTGCGAGACTGGAGTGTTCACAGCTGGATCAGACAGTGTCTAAAGTACGGGGCCAGCGAAAAGGCCCTGTACACGCTCAAAAACAAG gtcCAGTATGGAATATTCCCAGACGACTTCACCTTCAACCTGCTCATAGATACTTTCATTAAGGATGGAGACTTTAAAA GTGCGTGCTCTGTGGTCGAGGAGGTGATGCTCCAGGAGGCCTTCAACCTTCCCTCCACACAGATTCTGTCTCTGTACTCGCTGGGCACTTACCTAGCAACCAGGCCACAGCTGACG GTGTCAGAGGAGCGAGCTTTGGGGGCGTCGCTGCTCATCTGTGGACTGAAGCACGACAGCACCGTTGGCCTCAGCGCTCAGCTACTTGGCAAAGCCCTCttag GCAAAGTGGAGTTTCTAAAGGGCATACACGCCGTGTTCAGGGGCATGCCCCTCTTCTGGGGCCGTGGATATCTGGGCCAGGTGCTGGCCGTCATGGAGAGCGTAGCCGCTGCTTCTGATGACATCAAGCTGTCCAAAGACACG ctgGACTACGTGAATGACTTGCTGCAGGAACTGTCTTCCACCTCAGACTCTGAGTCTTCTGGAGAGGAGtcgggaggtgaggaggagaagaaggaagacgCTGTAGATGAAGATGATCAGGCCGAGCAGGCTATGCTACCTAAGTATGTTAGCAGATTCAAG GAACTGAGTAGCCAGCTGGAGTCTCAGGGTAAACTGGACCCTGCGTCCTTCCAGGATTTAGTGACCGCTCTGGCCGGGCAGAACCTGGCCACTGCGGAGCAACAGGACCTGGAGCAGTACGAGCGCAGCATGCAAGCCTGGGAGGCTGAGACGAGGCAGCTGatccagagagagaaggagatgagggagaAGGCCCACGAGGAGAAACAGGAGAGGTTAGCTGCCATGGCCGCTGCTCAGCAGGAATAA